The Streptomonospora litoralis genome window below encodes:
- a CDS encoding serine hydrolase domain-containing protein → MRAVGPSPPPHTLSPRRRGALGALAACAVTALTVLTGLCPAAVADETGATAAELDRFAERYVERTGLPGATVAVTKGQEVVLTAGYGHAGDGEALTARSPMRIASLSKSFTALAVMQLVEAGEVELNRPVRRYLPGFRIDDPRGARITVRQLLDQSSGMSDRTFPDASRPEQPDSLKEAVAQLRTAGLAAEPGTDWNYHNPNYHVAARLVEVVSGQSFGTYLRRKVFAPAGMDDTVAAEAAGTPAPDSLADGHIRAYGMNIPMPEPDHFSAGSGGIVSTAEDMAKWLILQQSGGRAANRERVVSAGSVAEMHTPSANEGRYALGWMRRVPDGADRARQPQIWHGGSLSTYSAYQFLVPDTGYGVAVLYNSGITLTEEDLWGLADGLLALTEGRTPPQGGSSLWKIDAVFGALTAATAALGIRGLLRSGTWATRRRRRPMWRAAVRLLPYSFPPALLAVFQPGVDFLMGGRDATWLQRFYAVPAELSFLGIAALTCLAVVAARIAALVRAARRSAHATSAQREAADPSHST, encoded by the coding sequence ATGCGGGCTGTTGGACCCTCACCGCCACCGCACACACTCTCTCCGCGCCGCCGCGGGGCCCTGGGCGCCCTCGCGGCGTGCGCGGTCACCGCGCTCACCGTCCTGACGGGGCTCTGCCCGGCCGCCGTCGCGGACGAGACGGGCGCGACTGCCGCCGAGCTGGACCGCTTCGCCGAGCGCTACGTGGAACGCACCGGCCTGCCGGGCGCGACCGTCGCGGTCACCAAGGGTCAGGAGGTGGTGCTCACCGCCGGCTACGGCCATGCCGGCGACGGCGAGGCGCTGACGGCCCGCTCGCCGATGCGGATCGCCTCGCTGAGCAAGTCGTTCACCGCCCTGGCCGTTATGCAGCTGGTGGAGGCGGGCGAGGTCGAGCTGAATCGGCCGGTGCGGCGCTACCTCCCCGGGTTCCGCATCGACGACCCGCGCGGCGCACGGATCACCGTGCGCCAGCTGCTCGACCAGAGTTCGGGGATGTCGGACCGGACGTTTCCGGACGCCTCCCGGCCCGAGCAGCCGGACTCCCTGAAGGAGGCCGTCGCGCAGCTGCGCACCGCCGGGCTCGCCGCCGAGCCGGGGACCGACTGGAACTACCACAACCCCAACTACCACGTCGCGGCGCGGCTGGTGGAGGTGGTCAGCGGGCAGTCGTTCGGCACCTACCTGCGGCGAAAGGTCTTCGCGCCGGCCGGGATGGACGACACGGTCGCTGCCGAGGCGGCGGGCACGCCCGCCCCCGACAGCCTCGCCGACGGCCACATACGCGCCTACGGGATGAACATCCCCATGCCCGAACCCGACCACTTCAGCGCCGGTTCCGGAGGGATCGTGTCCACGGCCGAGGACATGGCGAAGTGGCTGATCCTGCAGCAGAGCGGCGGACGCGCGGCGAACCGGGAGCGCGTGGTCTCCGCGGGCAGCGTCGCCGAGATGCACACGCCCTCGGCGAACGAGGGCCGCTACGCGCTGGGCTGGATGCGGCGCGTGCCCGACGGGGCCGACCGCGCCCGGCAACCGCAGATCTGGCACGGCGGTTCGCTGTCCACCTACTCCGCCTACCAGTTCCTCGTGCCCGACACCGGCTACGGCGTCGCGGTGCTGTACAACAGCGGGATCACGCTCACCGAAGAGGACCTCTGGGGCCTGGCCGACGGCCTACTCGCGCTGACCGAGGGGCGCACACCTCCCCAGGGCGGCTCCTCGCTGTGGAAGATCGACGCCGTATTCGGCGCCCTCACCGCCGCAACCGCGGCTCTGGGTATCCGCGGGCTGCTGCGCAGCGGCACTTGGGCGACGCGCCGCCGCCGGCGCCCGATGTGGCGGGCCGCCGTCCGGCTGCTGCCCTATTCGTTCCCCCCGGCCCTGCTGGCGGTCTTCCAACCCGGCGTGGACTTCCTCATGGGAGGCCGCGACGCCACGTGGCTCCAGCGCTTCTACGCCGTCCCGGCGGAGCTGTCCTTCCTCGGCATCGCCGCCCTTACCTGCCTGGCGGTCGTCGCCGCCCGTATCGCGGCACTCGTCCGCGCGGCGCGGCGCTCAGCCCATGCAACCTCCGCACAGCGGGAAGCCGCAGATCCGTCCCACAGCACCTGA
- a CDS encoding sensor histidine kinase, producing the protein MQPLDETSRRSSVGPRADGAVVRGAALWAAFALFGTLSAVSVAVPVGSAGAVSVLAPAMGAAAFVIGRAEGREPAMVGALAVLMGAHSAAAALGGGTVTHAFLAAAAVVVCAVLPWLLGRYLRRRAEAASFGWRRAELLERERDLVAERERLRERARIAEEMHDSLGHELSLVVVRAGAMQVAPDYGEDELRRAAGEVRDGAAGAVERLQEVIGILRKTGDPLAGEPLGQSPGELVERARGAGMDVEVHGAGLLDGQPEAVQRTLYRVVQEALTNAAKHAPGAAVAVRAEDGAHGGRVVRVRNGPARRAGPTVPAAVSGGRGLCGLAERLRQLGGEVEAGARDDGGFEVVAQLPPGAAAPAAGGAGGGRSAEQASRFAASQRRALGAALAAPVALLAVLAAAWLGYYGYVSARSVLEPEEFARLHVGQEQRRVEAVLPAMRMLDPPSERGGAPGGEARCRYYRSEVTLPGAAATAYRLCFSEGRLVAKEAVPVGT; encoded by the coding sequence GTGCAGCCGCTCGACGAAACATCCCGCCGCTCGTCCGTCGGCCCGCGGGCCGACGGCGCCGTCGTACGCGGCGCCGCGCTGTGGGCGGCGTTCGCGCTTTTCGGGACCCTGTCCGCGGTGTCCGTCGCCGTGCCGGTCGGCAGCGCGGGTGCCGTGTCGGTCCTCGCGCCCGCCATGGGCGCGGCGGCGTTCGTGATCGGCCGCGCGGAGGGCCGGGAGCCGGCCATGGTGGGCGCGCTCGCGGTGCTGATGGGGGCTCACTCCGCGGCAGCGGCGCTCGGCGGGGGCACGGTGACACACGCCTTCCTCGCTGCGGCGGCCGTCGTGGTCTGCGCCGTCCTGCCGTGGCTGCTCGGCCGCTACCTGCGGCGCCGCGCCGAGGCCGCCTCCTTCGGCTGGCGGCGCGCCGAACTGCTTGAACGCGAGCGCGACCTGGTGGCCGAGCGCGAGCGGCTGCGCGAACGCGCCCGCATCGCCGAGGAGATGCACGACTCCCTCGGCCACGAACTCAGCCTGGTCGTGGTGCGCGCCGGTGCGATGCAGGTCGCGCCGGACTACGGCGAGGACGAGCTGCGCCGCGCCGCCGGAGAGGTGCGGGACGGCGCCGCCGGTGCGGTCGAGCGGCTGCAGGAGGTCATCGGGATACTGCGGAAGACCGGCGACCCGCTGGCCGGGGAACCGCTGGGCCAGAGCCCCGGCGAACTGGTCGAACGGGCGCGCGGCGCGGGCATGGACGTCGAGGTGCACGGCGCCGGACTGCTCGACGGGCAGCCCGAGGCGGTGCAGCGGACGCTGTACCGCGTGGTACAGGAGGCGCTGACCAACGCGGCCAAGCACGCGCCGGGCGCGGCGGTGGCCGTCCGCGCCGAGGACGGCGCGCACGGCGGTCGCGTGGTGCGGGTGCGCAACGGACCGGCGCGGCGGGCCGGGCCGACGGTGCCGGCGGCGGTCTCCGGAGGACGCGGATTGTGCGGGCTGGCGGAGCGGCTGCGGCAGCTGGGTGGCGAGGTCGAGGCCGGGGCCCGCGACGACGGCGGATTCGAGGTGGTCGCACAGCTGCCACCGGGCGCCGCCGCGCCCGCGGCGGGCGGCGCGGGCGGCGGGCGGTCGGCGGAGCAGGCGTCCCGCTTCGCCGCTTCGCAGCGGCGCGCGCTGGGCGCGGCCCTCGCGGCGCCGGTCGCGCTGCTCGCCGTGCTGGCGGCGGCATGGCTGGGATATTACGGCTACGTCTCCGCGCGGTCGGTGCTGGAGCCCGAGGAGTTCGCACGGCTGCACGTCGGCCAGGAGCAGCGCCGAGTCGAGGCGGTCCTCCCGGCGATGCGGATGCTCGACCCGCCGTCCGAGCGCGGCGGCGCGCCCGGCGGTGAGGCGCGGTGCCGGTACTACCGCTCCGAAGTCACACTGCCGGGTGCGGCCGCCACCGCGTACCGGTTGTGCTTCTCCGAAGGCCGGCTCGTCGCCAAGGAGGCCGTGCCCGTCGGCACCTGA
- a CDS encoding response regulator, which yields MIRILLADDEPLMRVGIRTILSADSGIEVVAEAGTGRETVDLARRYRPDVALVDIQMPDTDGLTAIGGILEASPRTAVAMLTTFGQDDYITRALDGGASGFLLKTAEPQELMAGVRAVADGGAFLSPKVARRVISHLRDRPASPAHAARERVAALSRREKDVLASLGTGRSNAEIARDLHLAEDTVKAHVSAILTRLDLQNRVQAAILAHEAGMSRRE from the coding sequence GTGATCCGGATCCTGCTGGCCGACGACGAACCCCTGATGCGGGTCGGCATCCGCACGATCCTCTCCGCCGACTCCGGTATCGAGGTGGTCGCCGAGGCCGGGACAGGACGCGAAACCGTCGACCTGGCCCGGCGGTACCGCCCCGACGTCGCGCTCGTCGACATCCAGATGCCCGACACCGACGGGTTGACCGCCATCGGGGGGATTCTGGAGGCGTCGCCGCGAACGGCGGTCGCGATGCTGACGACGTTCGGTCAGGACGACTACATCACCCGCGCGCTGGACGGCGGCGCGAGCGGCTTCCTGCTCAAGACCGCCGAACCGCAGGAGCTGATGGCCGGGGTGCGCGCGGTCGCCGACGGCGGCGCGTTCCTCTCGCCGAAGGTGGCCCGGCGGGTGATCTCCCACCTCAGGGACCGCCCGGCGTCCCCGGCCCACGCCGCACGCGAGCGCGTCGCCGCGCTCAGCCGCCGGGAGAAGGACGTCCTGGCCTCGCTGGGGACGGGCCGCTCCAACGCGGAGATCGCACGGGACCTGCACCTGGCGGAGGACACCGTCAAGGCCCACGTCAGCGCCATCCTCACCCGACTGGACCTGCAGAACAGGGTGCAGGCGGCCATCCTGGCGCATGAGGCGGGGATGTCCCGCAGGGAGTGA
- a CDS encoding FadR/GntR family transcriptional regulator, producing MGAASPEPSEPQPTGAADRSAETARPQRARPHSLTAQVVAFVEELCVGPDAKPGRQLPSEKELAERFGVSRVVLREAMKTLETKGLVHRRQGKPAVIASPNALPVESFVALSVLRDRRALMEFTEIRKALEVHGARLAAQRIAGPDEEGTRPHIERARRSIAEMRADPLDMPTRVRTDFDFHQALAEASGNRSLAQILGALEQSLAASREESHRRFLTTAEDPAVSATEHEVVLDAVLTGEPARAVEAMEHHLQVTLHEIRTRPDPENPDSPGA from the coding sequence ATGGGAGCAGCGTCCCCGGAGCCGTCGGAGCCGCAGCCAACGGGCGCCGCGGACCGCTCCGCGGAGACGGCCCGCCCCCAGCGCGCACGGCCGCACTCGCTGACCGCGCAGGTCGTCGCCTTCGTCGAGGAGTTGTGCGTCGGCCCCGACGCCAAGCCCGGCCGCCAACTGCCCTCTGAGAAGGAGCTGGCCGAGCGCTTCGGCGTCAGCCGGGTCGTGCTCCGCGAGGCCATGAAGACCCTGGAGACCAAGGGTCTGGTGCACCGCCGCCAGGGCAAGCCCGCGGTCATCGCCTCGCCGAACGCGCTGCCCGTGGAGAGCTTCGTGGCGCTGTCGGTGCTGCGCGACCGCCGGGCGCTGATGGAGTTCACCGAGATCCGCAAGGCACTGGAGGTGCACGGCGCCCGTCTGGCCGCGCAGCGGATCGCCGGTCCCGACGAGGAGGGCACCCGCCCGCACATCGAGCGGGCCCGCCGGTCCATCGCCGAGATGCGCGCCGACCCGCTCGACATGCCCACGCGGGTGCGCACCGACTTCGACTTCCACCAGGCCCTCGCCGAAGCCTCCGGCAACCGCAGCCTCGCGCAGATCCTCGGCGCGCTCGAACAGTCCCTCGCCGCCAGCCGCGAGGAGAGCCACCGCCGCTTCCTCACCACCGCCGAGGACCCCGCCGTCTCCGCCACCGAGCACGAGGTGGTGCTGGACGCCGTCCTCACCGGCGAGCCCGCCCGCGCCGTCGAGGCGATGGAGCACCACCTCCAGGTCACCCTGCACGAGATCCGGACCCGGCCCGACCCGGAGAACCCGGATTCACCGGGAGCCTGA
- a CDS encoding trans-sulfuration enzyme family protein: MGAWDGPESGHGSISPPVFQTSLFAKPSFRSFVEQQAQEDEYFVYSRGTNPTVAFLEERLALLEGGAAAKCFASGMGAISALLTSRLRQGDHVLFVNHVYGPTLELAEHLGGFGIEHSVVTGEAIGADASGIEEHIRANTALIYAESPGTMRMQVLDLAAIARIARRHGIATAVDNTWSTPLFQKPMAAGIDIVVHSLTKYIGGHSDVVGGVVVASKPVVRDLFYKGHQLLGAVMSALEASMVLRGLRTLPVRMAEHQRSAEQVIDFLTTRPEVEAVHHPYHDHRPDEPVVRDQFSGFSGLLSFDLKDGTFDRVARFLDSLSLFRIGVSWGGYESLATSPLRPGNEDDLRAKGFSTGLIRLSVGLEGAENQIDDLERAFDKL; the protein is encoded by the coding sequence ATGGGCGCGTGGGACGGCCCCGAGAGCGGGCACGGGTCGATCTCTCCCCCCGTGTTCCAGACCAGCCTGTTCGCCAAGCCGTCCTTCCGCTCGTTCGTGGAGCAGCAGGCGCAGGAGGACGAGTACTTCGTCTACAGCCGCGGCACCAATCCCACGGTCGCGTTCCTGGAGGAGCGGCTCGCGCTGCTGGAGGGCGGGGCGGCCGCAAAGTGTTTCGCGTCGGGGATGGGCGCGATCAGCGCGCTGCTGACGAGCCGGCTGCGGCAGGGCGACCACGTGCTGTTCGTCAACCACGTCTACGGCCCGACGCTGGAGCTCGCGGAACACCTGGGCGGTTTCGGCATCGAGCACTCCGTCGTCACGGGCGAGGCGATCGGGGCCGACGCCTCCGGGATCGAGGAGCACATCCGCGCGAACACGGCACTGATCTACGCCGAGAGCCCGGGGACCATGCGGATGCAGGTACTGGACCTCGCCGCGATCGCGCGCATCGCGCGGCGGCACGGCATCGCGACCGCGGTCGACAATACGTGGTCGACTCCGCTCTTCCAGAAGCCGATGGCGGCCGGGATCGACATCGTCGTCCATTCGCTGACCAAGTACATCGGCGGGCACAGCGACGTCGTCGGCGGGGTGGTCGTCGCCTCGAAGCCCGTCGTCCGGGACCTGTTCTACAAGGGGCACCAACTGCTGGGCGCGGTGATGTCGGCACTGGAGGCGTCGATGGTGCTGCGCGGGCTGCGGACGCTGCCGGTGCGGATGGCCGAGCATCAGCGCAGCGCGGAACAGGTGATCGACTTTCTGACCACGCGGCCCGAGGTGGAGGCGGTGCACCACCCGTACCACGATCACCGGCCGGATGAACCGGTCGTCCGCGATCAGTTCAGCGGGTTCTCCGGACTGCTCAGCTTCGACCTGAAGGACGGCACGTTCGACCGCGTCGCCCGCTTCCTCGACAGCCTGTCGCTTTTCCGGATCGGGGTCAGCTGGGGCGGTTACGAAAGCCTCGCCACCTCGCCGCTGCGGCCGGGCAACGAGGACGACCTGCGCGCCAAGGGCTTCTCCACCGGCCTGATCCGCCTCTCCGTGGGGCTGGAAGGCGCGGAGAACCAGATCGACGACCTCGAAAGGGCCTTCGACAAGTTGTAG
- the nhaC gene encoding Na+/H+ antiporter NhaC, with protein MTAPHEQAGPEAETDTGTADGTAAADLPQPNVATALVPVVATVAIFVGGIGIMEYPAELMLIFAGVVFALFAVWHGRSMGQIVTGMGEKIKRALPAILILLSIGMLIGTWMISGTIPLMVHYGLELIDPAYLYVLAFIVTAIVATFTGTSWGAGGTIGVALIGVAETMDVSLAITAGAVVSGAYFGDKLSPLSDTTNMSALAAGANLYEHIRHMLYTAVPSSLLAITVFLIAGSSIGASSVDLNVLDQTSAELNRLFTLNPLLLLPPAVVLIGSIMKKPPLVVLFVSSISALLLGVLVQGFSLGNLFAAATSGFTTDMLPGGDVSETLTSLLERGGLYSMYSSAFFVFCAFFFASALENSNVLRILLGRLIRKLRSTGGLVATTLLSGFAIINGTSNALVTFFLVNDLYREPYRRQRLHPVNLSRSMEDSVTITEVLMPWTVSGVFFATTLGVGNFDFLPWAVFNWSGFLFSALLAFLAPLTRDFGIRRIEREPKGDAADAADDGRAAADDAGEASTAR; from the coding sequence ATGACCGCCCCCCACGAGCAAGCCGGTCCCGAAGCCGAGACCGACACCGGGACCGCCGACGGCACAGCGGCCGCGGACCTGCCGCAACCCAACGTGGCGACCGCCTTGGTCCCGGTGGTGGCCACCGTGGCGATCTTCGTCGGCGGGATCGGCATCATGGAGTACCCCGCGGAGCTGATGCTCATCTTCGCGGGGGTGGTGTTCGCGCTGTTCGCCGTCTGGCACGGCCGGAGCATGGGCCAGATCGTCACCGGCATGGGCGAGAAGATCAAGCGCGCCCTGCCCGCCATCCTGATCCTGCTCAGCATCGGCATGCTCATCGGGACGTGGATGATCTCCGGAACGATCCCGCTGATGGTGCACTACGGCCTGGAGCTGATCGATCCGGCCTACCTGTACGTCCTCGCGTTCATCGTCACCGCGATCGTCGCGACTTTCACGGGGACCTCGTGGGGCGCCGGCGGGACGATCGGCGTCGCCCTGATCGGTGTCGCCGAAACCATGGACGTATCACTGGCGATCACGGCCGGCGCGGTGGTCTCCGGGGCCTACTTCGGCGACAAGCTCTCGCCGCTCTCCGACACCACCAACATGAGCGCCCTGGCTGCCGGCGCCAACCTGTACGAGCACATCCGCCACATGCTCTACACGGCCGTGCCCTCCTCGCTGCTGGCGATCACCGTGTTCCTCATCGCCGGGTCGTCGATCGGCGCCTCCTCGGTCGATCTGAACGTCCTCGATCAGACGAGCGCCGAGCTGAACAGGCTGTTCACCCTGAACCCGCTGCTGCTGCTCCCGCCGGCGGTCGTGCTGATCGGTTCGATCATGAAAAAGCCGCCGCTCGTCGTGCTGTTCGTGTCGTCGATCAGCGCGCTGCTGCTGGGTGTGCTGGTGCAGGGGTTCAGCCTCGGCAACCTGTTCGCCGCCGCCACCTCCGGGTTCACGACCGACATGCTGCCGGGCGGCGACGTGTCGGAGACGCTGACGAGCCTGCTGGAGCGGGGCGGGCTGTACTCGATGTACTCCTCGGCCTTCTTCGTCTTCTGCGCGTTCTTCTTCGCCTCGGCGCTGGAGAACTCCAACGTGCTGCGCATCCTGCTCGGGCGCCTGATCCGCAAGCTCAGGTCCACCGGCGGCCTGGTGGCGACGACCCTGCTGTCCGGATTCGCCATCATCAACGGCACGTCCAACGCCCTGGTTACGTTCTTCCTGGTCAACGACCTGTACCGGGAGCCCTACCGACGGCAGCGGCTCCACCCCGTCAACCTGTCGCGCAGCATGGAGGACTCGGTGACGATCACCGAGGTGCTGATGCCGTGGACGGTCTCCGGCGTGTTCTTCGCGACCACGCTGGGCGTCGGCAACTTCGACTTCCTGCCGTGGGCGGTCTTCAACTGGAGCGGCTTCCTGTTCTCGGCGCTGCTGGCCTTCCTGGCGCCGCTGACCCGGGACTTCGGCATCCGCCGAATCGAGCGGGAGCCAAAGGGGGACGCCGCGGACGCCGCGGACGACGGGCGCGCCGCGGCCGACGACGCGGGCGAGGCGAGCACGGCGCGCTGA
- a CDS encoding sulfotransferase family protein → MNGMHTGFKRRARLLGEALRPPRSVLPERGKAERVAAPHAKAEAPGEPTATAAKPVPAKPTAAKAAKRPPKETVEFEFGVPIVARHVTSPVFVLSPIRSGSTLLRMLLNSHSRIRAPHELHLRTLEVQLLEGFSTTSMRELGLDRLELEHVLWDRLLHLEMGRSGKDVIVDKTPGNVWVWERLRHAWPQARFIFLVRHPEGIIASLADRKSNKSAREQLEANVLKYLEPLEKARTTLEGHFMRYEDLTADPEAAMQKLCMYLDVDWEPGMLDYGEHDHGKIAPNLGDRSTNIKTGRIQAPRELDSTQELPPELARYAELWGYA, encoded by the coding sequence ATGAACGGCATGCACACGGGTTTCAAGCGCAGGGCGCGACTTCTCGGCGAGGCTCTGCGACCGCCCAGGTCCGTCCTGCCCGAGCGCGGCAAGGCCGAGCGGGTGGCGGCGCCGCACGCGAAGGCCGAGGCGCCGGGCGAGCCGACTGCGACCGCGGCGAAGCCGGTCCCCGCGAAGCCGACCGCCGCCAAAGCGGCAAAGCGACCGCCGAAGGAGACCGTCGAGTTCGAGTTCGGCGTGCCGATCGTGGCGCGGCACGTCACCTCGCCGGTCTTCGTGCTCAGTCCGATCCGCTCGGGTTCCACGCTGCTGCGGATGCTGCTGAACAGCCACTCCCGGATCCGCGCCCCGCACGAGTTGCATCTGCGCACGTTGGAGGTGCAGCTCCTCGAAGGCTTCTCCACCACGTCGATGCGCGAACTCGGCCTGGACAGGCTGGAGCTCGAACACGTGCTGTGGGACCGGCTGCTGCATCTGGAGATGGGCCGCAGCGGCAAGGACGTCATCGTCGACAAGACGCCCGGCAACGTCTGGGTCTGGGAGCGGCTGCGCCACGCCTGGCCGCAGGCCCGGTTCATCTTCCTGGTGCGCCACCCCGAGGGGATCATCGCCTCGCTGGCCGACCGCAAATCCAACAAGAGCGCCAGGGAGCAACTGGAGGCCAACGTCCTGAAGTACCTGGAGCCGCTGGAGAAGGCCCGCACAACGCTGGAGGGCCACTTCATGCGGTACGAGGACCTCACCGCGGACCCCGAGGCGGCCATGCAGAAGCTCTGCATGTACCTGGACGTGGACTGGGAACCGGGCATGCTCGACTACGGCGAGCACGACCACGGGAAGATCGCCCCCAACCTCGGCGACCGCAGCACCAACATCAAAACCGGCCGCATCCAGGCGCCGCGCGAGCTCGACAGCACTCAGGAGCTGCCGCCCGAGCTGGCACGCTACGCCGAGCTGTGGGGCTACGCCTGA
- a CDS encoding YrhK family protein, translating to MAESKPGADLVLRIGREELVVRRRYEAVSIVNDALIALWFIVGSVMFFSPAWEYWGTWCFVAGSVELLIRPLIRMSRHMHVQGVRSRTAAGSTVGPAASPESSQDF from the coding sequence ATGGCGGAGTCCAAGCCGGGCGCGGATCTCGTGCTCCGGATCGGACGCGAGGAACTGGTGGTCCGCCGCCGGTACGAGGCGGTCAGCATCGTCAACGACGCTCTGATCGCACTGTGGTTCATCGTCGGCAGCGTCATGTTCTTTTCCCCCGCCTGGGAGTACTGGGGCACCTGGTGCTTCGTCGCGGGCAGTGTGGAGTTGCTCATCCGCCCGCTCATCCGCATGTCGCGGCACATGCACGTACAGGGAGTGCGCTCGCGGACGGCCGCGGGCAGCACGGTCGGCCCGGCCGCCTCGCCGGAGTCGTCGCAGGACTTCTGA
- a CDS encoding nuclear transport factor 2 family protein, which yields MTDSSAHPVADGSALGGAHAAEARTRAFLAALERKDVAELERSLHPQATLTIALSLTGAPEAAGHFAGKAEVLGYLRGITEGMDRIAFTDVRVSATAAGDTTFVQTTGAFTTADGRPYNNVYVMRLDWREGLLAHVDEYGNPVTYTSVFGEPAA from the coding sequence ATGACGGACAGCAGCGCCCACCCGGTCGCGGACGGTTCGGCCCTCGGCGGTGCGCACGCGGCAGAGGCCCGCACTCGGGCGTTCCTCGCAGCGCTTGAACGCAAGGACGTCGCGGAGCTGGAGCGCTCCCTCCACCCGCAGGCCACGCTCACCATCGCGCTCTCCCTCACGGGCGCGCCGGAGGCCGCCGGGCACTTCGCGGGCAAGGCGGAGGTCTTGGGCTATCTGCGGGGGATCACCGAGGGCATGGACCGCATCGCCTTCACGGACGTCCGCGTCAGCGCCACCGCGGCAGGCGACACGACGTTCGTGCAGACCACGGGCGCTTTCACCACTGCGGACGGGCGGCCCTACAACAACGTCTACGTCATGCGCCTGGACTGGCGGGAGGGGCTCCTCGCGCACGTCGACGAGTACGGCAACCCCGTCACCTACACCAGCGTCTTCGGCGAACCCGCCGCCTGA
- a CDS encoding TetR/AcrR family transcriptional regulator, with product MDRPSPVEDSLRERKRRRARESIVEAAFELFTEHGFEGVTVADIAERAEVGRATFFRHFGDKQEVVFGDDPDIETAVAEEARRLPAPDPIGDSLPDALAYLRRFAALLVARMTENPAAYRLHERIVAETPELRARSLLKQRRYAEAMTTLLVERGADVRTARLAAETALACYYAGHATAGGDPARLAADVDAAFARLV from the coding sequence ATGGACCGGCCCAGCCCTGTGGAGGACTCGCTGCGCGAGCGCAAGCGGCGGCGTGCGCGCGAGTCGATCGTCGAGGCCGCCTTCGAGCTGTTCACCGAACACGGCTTCGAGGGCGTGACCGTCGCCGACATCGCCGAACGCGCCGAGGTCGGGCGGGCGACGTTCTTCCGCCACTTCGGCGACAAGCAGGAGGTGGTCTTCGGCGACGACCCCGACATCGAGACCGCGGTCGCCGAGGAGGCGCGCCGTCTCCCCGCCCCGGATCCGATCGGAGACTCACTGCCCGACGCGCTGGCGTACCTGCGGCGGTTCGCGGCACTGCTGGTCGCACGGATGACCGAGAACCCGGCCGCCTACCGGTTGCACGAGCGCATCGTCGCCGAGACACCGGAACTGCGGGCCCGCAGCCTGCTCAAGCAGCGCCGCTACGCGGAGGCCATGACCACCCTGCTCGTCGAGCGAGGGGCCGACGTACGCACCGCACGGCTGGCCGCCGAAACCGCCCTGGCCTGCTACTACGCGGGCCACGCCACCGCCGGCGGCGATCCCGCCCGCCTCGCCGCCGACGTCGACGCCGCCTTCGCCCGCCTGGTGTGA